In the Astatotilapia calliptera chromosome 5, fAstCal1.2, whole genome shotgun sequence genome, one interval contains:
- the LOC113022203 gene encoding complement C1q subcomponent subunit C-like, with protein MLHHCFLTVGALLSLAISGLIAMETCPATGMPGMPGIPGLPGRDGRDGQKGEKGDPGTKLQGGLGPQKGEKGELGPEGPPGKRGQIGESGKPGTPGTAGPPGEPGEQGAVVVQQQAAFSVARATNQYPDKASVIKFTDAITNINDDYNINTGRFRCRVPGTYYFVYHASLDEKLCVLLKRDNMLLASFCDHRQGGKQVTSGGLAVYVSKDQEVWLETKDYRAMRGTRNGYSIFSGFLLHSH; from the exons ATGCTCCACCATTGTTTCCTCACTGTTGGAGCCCTGCTCTCATTGGCAATATCCGGGCTAATCGCTATGGAGACCTGTCCAGCTACAGGGATGCCCGGAATGCCAG GTATTCCTGGGCTTCCTGGAAGAGATGGTCGTGATGgacaaaaaggagagaaaggagaTCCAG GAACAAAGTTGCAAGGTGGTCTTgggcctcagaaaggagagaaaggGGAGCTCGGGCCAGAGGGGCCCCCTGGTAAAAGAGGTCAGATTGGGGAGTCTGGGAAGCCAGGTACCCCAGGAACTGCCGGACCTCCGGGAGAACCAGGAGAACAAGG GGCTGTTGTAGTCCAGCAGCAGGCGGCCTTCAGTGTGGCCAGAGCGACAAACCAATACCCAGATAAAGCCAGCGTCATTAAGTTCACAGATGCAATCACCAACATCAACGATGACTACAACATAAACACAGGACGCTTCAG GTGTCGGGTCCCAGGAACGTACTACTTTGTGTACCATGCCTCGTTAGatgaaaaactgtgtgtgttgcTGAAGCGTGACAACATGCTGCTGGCATCGTTCTGCGATCATCGGCAGGGAGGGAAACAG GTGACTTCTGGTGGCCTGGCGGTGTACGTGTCAAAAGATCAAGAGGTTTGGTTGGAGACTAAAGACTACAGAGCGATGAGAGGAACACGAAACGGATACAGCATCTTCTCTGGCTTCTTGCTTCACTCTCACTGA
- the c1qb gene encoding complement C1q subcomponent subunit B: MALQWLSCSTAVLLFLVHITPADMQSCNGGIPGIPGIPGTHGPNGNDGAKGEKGDPGEADHTIRGQKGEPGPNGPPGRPGLKGDPGKPGSRGLPGLRGPKGSPFGQQQSYFSLKSTTSSVVDTPIIFNGPILAEENEPFRGERLTNDTTYICTNRGIYFFSYHISGKYKVCLKLEKNGVSDMELCDQYNGFLVVSGTAVLELEVGDVVSLKTVKTNTILTGQASASTIFTGFQIFPTS, from the exons ATG GCCCTCCAGTGGCTGAGCTGCAGTACTGCAGTGTTGCTGTTTCTGGTTCACATCACCCCAGCTGACATGCAGTCCTGCAATGGGGGAATCCCTGGGATTCCTGGGATACCAGGCACTCATGGGCCCAACGGCAATGATGGTGCTAAAGGAGAGAAGGGAGACCCCG GTGAGGCAGATCATACCATCAGGGGTCAGAAAGGAGAACCTGGTCCAAATGGTCCTCCAGGGCGACCTGGACTGAAAGGGGACCCAGGCAAACCAGGCAGTAGGGGGTTACCAGGTCTACGCGGGCCGAAGGGAAGCCCCTTTGGCCAACAACAATCCTATTTCTCCTTGAAATCTACGACATCATCAGTAGTAGATACTCCCATCATCTTCAATGG ACCAATTTTGGCTGAAGAGAATGAACCGTTTCGAGGAGAAAGACTGACAAATGATACAACGTACATCTGCACCAACAGAGGCATATATTTCTTCAGTTACCACATCTCAGGAAAGTATAAG GTGTGCCTGAAGTTGGAGAAAAATGGTGTAAGTGACATGGAATTGTGTGACCAGTATAATGGGTTTCTGGTCGTCTCTGGCACGGCAGTTCTGGAGCTGGAAGTTGGCGACGTGGTCTCACTGAAGACAGTCAAGACAAACACCATCCTGACAGGCCAGGCCAGCGCCAGCACCATATTCACTGGCTTCCAGATCTTCCCAACCTCCTAA
- the LOC113022206 gene encoding uncharacterized protein LOC113022206, with the protein MRDLLTTQSQNSYREQIKKEMLTRLTWRSRYAKLYPSCYNPWNNSKEPTQLPQLPKIPADPQAVVPLVARTTEKQSDLLPRRPSPPPVCSVGGEQQLSVPPLMRPVSPHTREALYQDSSHHGKGRTLYLHRRGHIKPEEKFNFPLLSSWDYGWRLGDYTLDYRTPSSARSSLVKNTFYAKNGVFSRPAATDTLG; encoded by the exons ATGCGCGACCTGCTGACGACTCAGAGCCAGAACTCTTACAGGGAGCAGATCAAGAAGGAGATGTTGACCCGTTTAACCTGGAGGAGCCGCTATGCCAAACTCTACCCATCCTGCTACAATCCCTGGAACAACAGCAAAGAGCCCACACAGCTGCCACAGCTGCCAAAGATACCTGCTGACCCTCA GGCTGTTGTGCCTCTTGTTGCCAGGACTACTGAGAAGCAGAGCGACCTTCTTCCTCGTcgcccttctcctcctcctgtgtgCTCTGTGGGAGGTGAACAGCAGCTCAGTGTGCCTCCTCTAATGAGGCCGGTTTCGCCCCACACCAGAGAGGCTCTGTATCAGGACTCCTCTCACCAT GGCAAAGGGAGAACTCTGTACTTGCACAGACGTGGACACATTAAACCTGAGGAGAAGTTTAACTTTCCCCTGCTCTCCTCCTGGGATTATGGCTGGAGGCTTG GTGACTACACGCTAGATTATAGAACTCCATCCAGTGCCAGGTCATCCTTGGTGAAGAACACCTTCTATGCAAAGAACGGGGTATTCAGCCGCCCAGCAGCCACCGATACCCTAGGCTGA
- the LOC113022202 gene encoding complement C1q subcomponent subunit C-like has protein sequence MLNPVFWTMGGNYGLAVLVGVAILLEAVQCQVSCKGADGERGVNGAPGRNGLLGMKGEKGEPAVMIQGPVDTASLLRQKGESGNRGTQGPQGPKGFRGDLGKEGEDGPPGPPGPDGRLSQARHTSQQESRSAFSVIRTDRNYPAFNQKITYQKVVVNTNGDLDTRTGVFTCRVQGTYYFNFHSVAKVSMCLQIVYDGPRRTLGFCDNNRSNRQSEQVLSGGVVLQLAVGQKVWLESFRENQGPTDTRENQEKKIIFNGFLLFPSPA, from the exons ATGTTAAATCCAGTGTTTTGGACCATGGGTGGTAATTATGGGCTAGCGGTCTTGGTGGGCGTGGCCATACTTCTGGAGGCTGTCCAATGTCAAGTGAGCTGCAAAGGAGCTGATGGTGAGCGAGGAGTGAACGGCGCTCCGGGCAGAAATGGGTTGCTTGGAATgaagggagagaaaggagagcCAG CTGTGATGATTCAAGGTCCAGTGGATACAGCCAGCCTACTGAGGCAGAAAGGAGAGTCGGGAAATCGGGGCACGCAAGGACCCCAGGGCCCAAAAGGTTTCCGCGGAGATTTGGGGAAAGAGGGTGAGGATGGCCCCCCAGGTCCTCCTGGCCCAGACGGCAGGTTGTCCCAAG CAAGACACACCTCTCAGCAGGAGTCCCGTTCGGCCTTCTCAGTGATCAGAACCGACAGAAATTATCCTGCCTTCAACCAG AAAATAACCTACCAAAAAGTTGTGGTCAACACAAATGGTGATCTTGACACACGCACAGGTGTCTTCACCTGCAGAGTACAGGGTACCTATTACTTCAACTTCCACTCTGTGGCCAAG gtCAGCATGTGCCTGCAAATAGTCTATGATGGACCAAGAAGAACCCTGGGATTCTGTGATAATAACAGGTCAAACAGGCAATCTGAGCAG GTGCTGTCAGGTGGTGTGGTTTTACAGCTCGCAGTTGGACAGAAGGTCTGGCTTGAGTCCTTTAGGGAAAACCAGGGACCTACTGATACCAGGGAGAACCAGGAAAAAAAGATCATCTTCAACGGCTTCCTGCTCTTCCCAAGTCCAGCATAG